One Halomarina pelagica genomic region harbors:
- a CDS encoding DUF7344 domain-containing protein, whose protein sequence is MSQTQLQTPDAPSTATDDAEVEQLSLDTVFEILKNRRRRDILKYLWDHDGSANIGELAEHIAAMENGIEVNALSSAQRKRVYIGLYQCHLPKMDDAEIVDFDKHRGTIELREVADELTPYLTERTTSPASAPKGNLYLGLAIGVLVSGATLGAPVLGGVEPLVWTFVSTAALLLVTANQFRANVEGDDDSRLASALERLDADPSAS, encoded by the coding sequence ATGAGCCAAACTCAACTGCAGACGCCGGACGCGCCGTCGACGGCGACGGACGACGCCGAGGTGGAACAGCTCTCGCTCGATACAGTCTTCGAGATCCTCAAAAACAGACGCCGACGTGACATCCTCAAGTACCTCTGGGACCACGACGGCTCCGCCAACATCGGCGAACTCGCGGAGCACATCGCGGCGATGGAGAACGGAATCGAGGTGAACGCCCTCTCCTCGGCGCAGCGCAAGCGCGTGTACATCGGACTCTACCAGTGTCACCTCCCGAAGATGGACGACGCGGAGATCGTCGACTTCGACAAGCACCGGGGAACCATCGAACTCCGCGAGGTGGCAGACGAGTTGACGCCATACCTCACGGAGCGGACGACCTCCCCGGCCTCGGCACCGAAGGGCAATCTCTACCTCGGACTGGCGATCGGCGTGCTCGTCTCGGGGGCCACCCTCGGTGCCCCCGTACTCGGCGGCGTCGAGCCGCTCGTGTGGACCTTCGTGAGCACGGCGGCGCTCCTCCTCGTTACGGCGAACCAGTTCCGGGCGAACGTCGAAGGGGACGACGATTCGCGGCTGGCTTCGGCCCTCGAACGACTCGACGCCGACCCGTCGGCCTCCTGA
- a CDS encoding NAD-dependent epimerase/dehydratase family protein: MASATVDGRRVLVTGGAGFIGSHLVDALVEDNEVRVLDDFSTGRRAHVHPDATVIEGDIRDPATVAEAMADVDLVFHEAANASVTRSVDDPVASHRVNATGALTLLERARRADARVVVASSTAIYGNPTTIPVTEEEPTTPTSPYGVEKLAVDHYARLYHDLYGLDTVALRYFNVYGPRQACADYSSVITVFLEQACSGQPITVEGDGSQIRDFVHVSDVVRANVLAATTDRVGEAYNVGTGRSVSILDLARLVADLTDGESDVTHVDPRPGDIEASRADISKARRELGYEPSVGLQDGLAALIDGDADGFRP; this comes from the coding sequence CGGCGCGTGCTGGTCACGGGGGGAGCGGGGTTCATCGGCAGTCACCTCGTCGACGCGCTCGTCGAGGACAACGAGGTGCGCGTCCTCGACGACTTCTCGACGGGTCGGCGCGCTCACGTCCACCCCGACGCGACGGTGATAGAGGGTGACATCCGCGATCCGGCGACCGTCGCGGAGGCGATGGCCGACGTCGACCTCGTCTTTCACGAGGCGGCGAACGCGAGCGTCACGCGCTCGGTGGACGACCCCGTTGCGAGCCACCGGGTGAACGCGACGGGGGCGCTCACCCTGCTCGAACGGGCGCGTCGAGCCGACGCGCGGGTGGTCGTCGCCTCGAGCACCGCCATCTACGGGAACCCGACGACGATCCCCGTCACCGAGGAGGAGCCGACGACGCCGACGTCGCCCTACGGCGTCGAGAAACTCGCCGTCGACCACTACGCGCGGCTGTACCACGACCTCTACGGGCTGGACACCGTCGCGCTGCGGTACTTCAACGTCTACGGACCCCGACAGGCCTGCGCGGACTACAGCAGCGTCATCACCGTGTTCCTCGAACAGGCCTGTAGCGGACAGCCGATCACCGTCGAGGGCGACGGCTCACAGATCCGGGACTTCGTTCACGTCAGCGACGTCGTGCGCGCGAACGTGCTGGCCGCGACGACCGATCGCGTGGGCGAGGCGTACAACGTCGGGACGGGGCGTAGCGTGAGCATCCTGGACCTCGCCCGACTCGTCGCCGACCTCACCGACGGGGAGAGCGACGTCACTCACGTCGATCCCCGGCCGGGGGACATCGAAGCGAGCAGGGCCGACATCTCGAAGGCGCGACGGGAACTCGGCTACGAGCCGTCGGTCGGGCTTCAGGACGGACTCGCGGCGCTCATCGACGGCGACGCGGACGGGTTCCGGCCCTGA